Proteins from a single region of Hordeum vulgare subsp. vulgare chromosome 6H, MorexV3_pseudomolecules_assembly, whole genome shotgun sequence:
- the LOC123401786 gene encoding transcription factor TCP14-like, translating into MDIAGDAGGGRRPNFPLQLLEKKEDQPCSSSAAGGASAGGGNGAAAGGAAGGEMQVRKAVPKRTSTKDRHTKVEGRGRRIRMPALCAARVFQLTRELGHKTDGETIEWLLQQAEPAVIAATGTGTIPANFTSLNISLRSSGSSLSIPAHLRGALPSPGIRFGSRADAWDRVVGLGFPPEGPASSSSTPSPLLLNFHSGSVGLDVQPSPSAAAAAAAADLSRKRRWEQEMQQQQQQQQQHQQQQQQQQYQQQMAGYTQSQMPGTVWMVPSNNTQGGGAPSGGGAGGSGESIWTFPQVGSVGASAAVYRGSVPSGLHFMNFPAPMALLPGQQLGLGPVGGSGGGAGGSEGHMGILAALNAYRTQAADTAPGQGGGGGGGSSSQQQHGGGGGGGERHESMSTSES; encoded by the coding sequence ATGGACATCGCCGGAGACGCCGGAGGCGGCCGTCGGCCCAACTTCCCCTTGCAGCTCCTCGAGAAGAAGGAGGACCAACCGTGCTCCAGCTCGGCTGCGGGGGGCGCCTCGGCGGGCGGCGGGAATGGAGCAGCCGCTGGCGGTGCCGCCGGAGGGGAGATGCAGGTGCGGAAGGCGGTGCCCAAGCGGACGTCGACCAAGGACCGGCACACGAAAGTGGAAGGCCGGGGACGGCGCATCCGGATGCCGGCGCTGTGCGCGGCGAGGGTGTTCCAGCTGACCAGGGAGCTGGGGCACAAGACGGACGGCGAGACCATCGAGTGGCTGCTGCAGCAGGCGGAGCCGGCGGTGATCGCGGCCACCGGCACCGGCACCATCCCGGCCAACTTCACCTCCCTCAACATCTCCCTCCGCTCGTCCGGCTCCTCGCTCTCCATCCCGGCGCACCTCCGCGGAGCCTTGCCCAGCCCTGGCATAAGGTTCGGCTCCCGCGCCGACGCGTGGGACCGGGTTGTCGGGCTCGGGTTCCCACCCGAAGGCCCCGCCTCCTCAtcgtcgacgccgtcgccgctGTTGCTCAACTTCCACTCGGGCAGCGTTGGTCTTGACGTGCAGCCCTCGCCGtccgccgctgccgctgccgcagcCGCTGACCTTTCGAGGAAGCGTCGATGGGAGCAAGAaatgcagcagcagcaacaacaacagcaacaacatcagcagcagcaacagcaacaacagtaccAGCAGCAGATGGCGGGGTACACGCAGAGCCAAATGCCGGGCACCGTCTGGATGGTGCCAAGCAACAACACGCAGGGCGGCGGGGCGCCTTCCGGCGGCGGTGCAGGAGGAAGTGGTGAGTCGATCTGGACCTTCCCCCAGGTGGGCAGCGTCGGCGCCTCGGCTGCCGTGTATCGTGGGAGCGTGCCGAGCGGGCTACATTTCATGAACTTCCCTGCACCGATGGCGCTGCTCCCAGGGCAGCAGCTGGGGCTCGGCCCAGTGGGAGGCAGCGGCGGTGGCGCAGGCGGGAGCGAGGGGCACATGGGCATCCTCGCCGCGTTGAACGCGTACCGGACACAGGCCGCGGACACAGCGCCGGGccaaggaggcggcggtggaggagggtcgtCTAGCCAGCAGCAAcacggaggtggcggcggcggcggcgagcggcATGAGAGCATGAGCACCAGCGAGTCCTAG